A single window of Agromyces sp. Leaf222 DNA harbors:
- a CDS encoding sugar phosphate isomerase/epimerase, giving the protein MSHHTHGHPTVSAKPMSRRNLLQALAASSVAVGLGAFAAPTAASALGAAPAALPAALPTASGGARLVPVNRIGIQLFTVRDKLSGAGSIGFRRLFEELSAIGYSEVEFAGYTQGGAGAITPAEIRQLLDDNGLRAVGSHATLNPGNIDAQLEIANTLGMQYLGQGGPIASGRADSAWVTAAQTWNQMGVKAEAAGVTLYTHTHQGEWNWTTDANGANTNRRVYDLLWTEFDPDLVAFEMDIYWAYVGRHLFPGFEPVEYLKRDPRRFPLVHLKDGKLNPANGNGYDIIEFGAGDIPYAQILKELQRNRGQRFGMYEQDNAGSTAAGGNPVNSLGNADRSYDQIAALRG; this is encoded by the coding sequence ATGAGTCACCACACTCACGGCCACCCGACGGTGTCGGCCAAGCCGATGAGCCGCCGGAACCTGCTGCAGGCGCTGGCCGCATCATCCGTCGCCGTCGGCCTCGGGGCGTTCGCCGCCCCGACCGCGGCGTCCGCACTGGGCGCTGCACCCGCAGCGCTTCCCGCCGCGCTCCCCACCGCCAGCGGCGGGGCGCGCCTCGTGCCCGTCAACCGCATCGGCATCCAGCTGTTCACCGTCCGCGACAAGCTCAGCGGTGCTGGCTCGATCGGCTTCCGTCGCCTGTTCGAGGAGCTCAGCGCGATCGGCTACTCCGAGGTCGAGTTCGCCGGGTACACGCAGGGCGGTGCGGGCGCGATCACGCCCGCCGAGATCCGGCAGCTGCTCGACGACAACGGTCTCCGTGCCGTTGGCTCGCACGCCACGCTCAACCCGGGCAACATCGACGCGCAGCTCGAGATCGCGAACACCCTCGGCATGCAGTACCTGGGTCAGGGTGGTCCGATCGCCTCCGGGCGCGCCGACTCGGCGTGGGTCACCGCGGCGCAGACGTGGAACCAGATGGGCGTCAAGGCCGAGGCCGCCGGCGTCACGCTCTACACGCACACCCACCAGGGCGAATGGAACTGGACGACGGATGCGAACGGCGCCAACACGAACCGCCGCGTGTACGACCTCCTCTGGACCGAGTTCGATCCCGATCTCGTGGCATTCGAGATGGACATCTACTGGGCCTACGTCGGCCGGCACCTGTTCCCCGGGTTCGAACCGGTCGAGTACCTCAAGCGCGACCCCCGCCGCTTCCCGCTCGTGCACCTCAAGGACGGCAAGCTCAACCCGGCCAACGGCAACGGCTACGACATCATCGAGTTCGGCGCCGGCGACATCCCCTACGCGCAGATCCTCAAGGAGCTGCAGCGCAACCGCGGCCAGCGCTTCGGCATGTACGAGCAGGACAACGCCGGTTCGACCGCCGCCGGCGGCAACCCCGTGAACTCGCTCGGCAACGCCGACCGCAGCTACGACCAGATCGCCGCGCTGCGCGGCTGA
- a CDS encoding ROK family transcriptional regulator gives MTTDSPQTVTGVSQLFQLLRDGVPRTRAELAKSTGLARSTIAARVDELMRMGLITPVADAVSTGGRPPSQFALNPAAKVVVAADIGASHATVAITDLTGAVLAEHSEPLDVSLGPEPVLTWLVEGAALLLERTDRDRSHVAAVGIGVPGPVEHSTGQPVNPPIMPGWDRFDIPGWVQQHLPVPVLVDNDVNIMALGERAVAWPNVQHLMFVKIATGIGAGLISGGALQRGAQGIAGDIGHVQIARGANVPCQCGNRGCIEALASGPAIARALREQGVEAQTGTDVVDLVKRGNIDAILAVRQAGRDIGEVLTACVSLMNPSVIAIGGGMARVGEQLIAGVREVVYTRSTPLATENLSIVQSQAADKAAIIGASMLAVEHALSPESLSAGFIRA, from the coding sequence ATGACGACCGATTCACCGCAGACCGTCACCGGCGTGAGCCAGCTGTTCCAGCTGCTCCGTGACGGTGTGCCCCGCACCCGCGCCGAGCTGGCCAAGTCGACCGGCCTCGCCCGCTCGACCATCGCCGCGCGGGTCGACGAGCTCATGCGAATGGGCCTGATCACGCCCGTCGCCGACGCCGTCTCGACCGGCGGGCGACCGCCGTCGCAGTTCGCCCTCAACCCGGCGGCGAAGGTCGTCGTGGCCGCCGACATCGGCGCCTCCCACGCGACCGTCGCGATCACCGACCTCACCGGCGCCGTGCTCGCCGAGCACAGCGAACCCCTCGACGTCTCGCTCGGGCCCGAGCCGGTGCTCACCTGGCTCGTCGAGGGCGCCGCGCTCCTCCTCGAGCGCACCGACCGCGACCGATCGCACGTCGCCGCCGTCGGCATCGGCGTGCCTGGCCCCGTCGAGCACTCGACCGGCCAACCCGTGAACCCGCCGATCATGCCCGGCTGGGATCGCTTCGACATCCCGGGCTGGGTGCAGCAGCACCTGCCGGTGCCCGTGCTCGTCGACAACGACGTGAACATCATGGCGCTCGGCGAGCGCGCCGTGGCATGGCCGAACGTGCAGCACCTCATGTTCGTCAAGATCGCCACGGGCATCGGCGCCGGCCTCATCTCGGGCGGCGCCCTCCAGCGCGGCGCCCAGGGCATCGCCGGCGACATCGGGCACGTGCAGATCGCGCGCGGCGCGAACGTCCCGTGCCAGTGCGGCAACCGCGGCTGCATCGAGGCGCTCGCCTCGGGCCCCGCGATCGCCCGCGCCCTGCGCGAGCAGGGCGTCGAGGCGCAGACCGGCACCGACGTCGTCGACCTCGTCAAGCGCGGCAACATCGACGCCATCCTGGCCGTGCGCCAGGCCGGGCGCGACATCGGCGAGGTGCTGACCGCGTGCGTGAGCCTGATGAACCCCTCGGTCATCGCGATCGGCGGCGGAATGGCCCGCGTGGGCGAACAGCTCATCGCCGGCGTCCGCGAGGTCGTCTACACCCGGTCCACGCCGTTGGCCACCGAGAACCTGTCGATCGTGCAGTCGCAGGCGGCCGACAAGGCCGCGATCATCGGCGCGAGCATGCTGGCCGTCGAGCACGCACTCTCGCCGGAATCGCTGAGCGCGGGCTTCATCCGCGCCTGA